The Eptesicus fuscus isolate TK198812 chromosome 17, DD_ASM_mEF_20220401, whole genome shotgun sequence genome has a window encoding:
- the LOC103288521 gene encoding elongin-C-like, which produces MYVKLISSDGHEFIVKREHALTSGTIKAMLSGPGQVAENETNEVNFREIPSCVLSKVCMYFTYKVRYTSSSTEIPEFPIAPEIALELLMAANFLDC; this is translated from the coding sequence ATGTATGTCAAGTTGATATCTTCAGATGGTCATGAATTTATTGTAAAAAGAGAACATGCATTAACATCAGGAACAATAAAAGCCATGTTGAGTGGCCCAGGTCAGGTTGCTGAGAACGAAACGAATGAAGTCAATTTTAGAGAGATCCCTTCATGTGTGCTATCAAAAGTGTGCATGTATTTTACTTACAAGGTTCGCTACACTAGCAGCTCCACGGAGATTCCTGAATTCCCAATTGCACCTGAAATTGCACTGGAACTGCTGATGGCTGCGAACTTCCtagattgttaa
- the SFXN2 gene encoding sideroflexin-2 — MEPDLSGFNIDAPRWDQFTFLGRVKHFFNVTDPRTVLVPERELDWAKMMVEKSRMGVVPPGTQVEQLLYAKKLYDSAFHPDTGEKMNVIGRMSFQVPGGMIITGFMLQFYRTMPAIIFWQWVNQSFNALVNYTNRNAASPTSGRQMALSYVTATTTAVTTAVSMNMLTKKAPPLVARWVPFAAVAAANCVNIPMMRQQELIQGISVKDKNHNEIGHSRRAAAVGITQVVISRITMAAPGMILLPIVMERLEKLRFMQKVKVLHAPLQVMLCGCFLIFMVPVACGLFPQICELPVSYLEQELQDTIKAKYGELVPSVYFNKGL; from the exons ATGGAGCCTGACCTGTCTGGTTTTAACATCGATGCCCCCCGTTGGGACCAGTTCACTTTCCTGGGGCGGGTGAAGCACTTCTTCAATGTCACGGACCCTCGCACTGTTTTGGTACCAGAGCGGGAGCTGGATTGGGCCAAGATGATGGTGGAGAAaagcag GATGGGGGTCGTGCCCCCAGGGACTCAAGTGGAGCAGCTGCTGTATGCCAAAAAGCTGTATGACTCTGCCTTCCACCCTGACACCGGGGAGAAGATGAATGTCATTGGACGGATGTCCTTCCAGGTTCCCGGCGGCATGATCATCACAGGCTTCATGCTCCAGTTCTACAG GACGATGCCAGCGATCATCTTCTGGCAATGGGTGAACCAGTCCTTCAATGCCTTAGTCAACTACACCAACAGGAATGCGGCCTCCCCCACATCAGGCAG ACAGATGGCCCTTTCCTACGTCACAGCCACAACCACTGCGGTGACCACTGCTGTGAGCATGAACATGTTGACAAAG AAAGCTCCACCCTTGGTGGCCCGCTGGGTGCCCTTTGCTGCTGTAGCTGCTGCTAACTGTGTCAATATCCCAATGATGCGACAGCA GGAACTCATCCAAGGCATCTCCGTGAAGGacaaaaatcacaatgagattgGTCATTCCCGG AGAGCTGCGGCCGTAGGCATCACTCAAGTGGTTATTTCTCGCATCACCATGGCAGCCCCTGGCATGA TCTTATTGCCAATCGTCATGGAAAGGCTGGAGAAACTGCGCTTCATGCAG AAAGTCAAGGTCCTGCATGCGCCGTTGCAGGTTATGCTGTGTGGGTGCTT cCTCATCTTCATGGTGCCAGTGGCATGTGGGCTCTTCCCACAGATATG tGAATTGCCAGTTTCCTACTTGGAACAGGAGCTCCAAGACACCATCAAGGCCAAATATGGAGAACTTGTGCCTTCCGTCTACTTCAATAAGGGTCTCTAA